GTGCGCTTGACATCTGGCGAGCGGTCGCCTGGGCTGCGCTTCTCATCAGACCCGGAGACCGGGGCTGGCCGATCTCGATTCTCCCGCTGTGCCGCCAAATATGCACGAGCTTCCTTCTCACGTTTGCGTACTTCCTCCTGCTTCCACTCCTCTTTCCCTTCCCTATCGAGACTGTGGGGTGGTCGCGTGGCTGTGGATGGAGCGTCTTGACGTGAGCGGCTGCGCCGCCGTGTACTTCTGTCGCGCCGTATCGGTGTTCTGCTGCGACGGCGGCTCCTTGAGCGTCTTTGTGATCTGCTGCGATCTCTGGCATGGCGCTTGTCACCTCTGGCATCCCGGTCGTCGACAGCCCGGCCTCCCGCCTTGTCCCTGTCGCTATCGGATTTCTCTGGAGGCTTTCCAACGTCGGCCTTTGAAACAGAAGTCGATTTCTTCGTCTCGGAGCTTCCCGCAGTGCTGGTCTGTGCTGGGACCGAAGACTTTAGATCATCCGACGTTGTTGGAACTGTCTTTTTCGTCTCCTTGGAAGCGACATCCTTCTCAATTTCAGCAGTAGAAGAAGTTGCAGTTGTAGTTGCTTTCTTTTCCGTATCGGATTTGCTGGGCCGAGCAGGTGATCGGTCACGGCCACGTCCCGCTCTAGAATTATCCCGGTGTCTACTCCTGTCCCGTCTAGGTGACCTAGCCCGAGATCTGCTGCGCTGTCTCCAAGTGGATCTAGTTGGGGAAACTCCCCGGTCTGCTCCTCGCCGTTCTGTTGCCCGTCTTGAGCTGCTGCGCGCCCTTCTGGGCGAGCGCGCCCTAGATCGGCTTTGATCCCTTCTGTCTCGTCGATCGTCATGCCTATTGTCACGTCGGTCGTCTTTGCGACCGTCCCTTCGCTCATCTCGGCGATCATCTCTGCGTATTCTGGAGCGGCTGCGATCTCTCCGGTCATCACGACGATCCACCCTAGTCCTGGAGCGACTTCTCTCATCCCTCCTGTCCGTTTTAACCCGGGACCTGCTGCGATCCCTGTAGCTGCGGCTATCACGTCTAGGCCGAGGAGATCTGGATCGACGATCCGGCCGTCTTCGCTCATCAATGCGAGATTGTCGACTATGGTCCCGGGCTCTACTCCTATCTCGGGTATGTCTGTCTCGTGATCTCTCCCGGTCACGGCCACCACGGTCACGGTCACGGTCACGGTCAGACGATCGCTGTACGCTGCTAGGTCGTCGAGCCTGCTCGCGGTCTTTGCTTGGCGGATCTTCCTTGCCCGACTTAGTTGCCGTGTCCTTACTTTCCTCCCTAGGTGCTTCAGCCTTGGGTGGTGCTTGAGATGGAGGCGGGGCTGGGGTCTCAGCCATGGGAACCGTCTTGATCTTGATCTCCTTGATCGTCTTGACCTCAGGTTTTGCCGATGGCTTCGTAATTGGTGTTAATTGCTTGACAGTGGGCGCTGCTGCCGACAGCTTCTTGCCCTCGGAAGCATTCTTGACATCCGGGTTGGAATCACTGCGGGAGAATATTGCCGATCCAGGTTTAGCCTTCTTCCGCGGCGGTGGTACTAGGGTCTCATCAACCTCAAGCTCTGGCTGCTTTGGCGTGTCTTTGGTGCTTTCACGTAAAAGATCCGCGAGCGCTTGTTCTTCGAGGCGCTGAAGGTCTTTCTGAGACAATGGCTCCTTGGACCGACCGTCATCCCTGGTGCTCCTTCTCCTATCAGAGTCACGATGCCTGTCGCGGTCGCGGTCTCTGGTCCCATCCCTGCTTCTGTCTCGCCTTCGTGAACGATCCCGGCGGCGTGAGCGCGAACGATCACGATCTCTGCTTCCGCGTCGTGACCTGTCTCGGCTTTCACGTCGCCTTTCGCGCCTATCCTTGCTACGATCTCGTTCCCGCTCTTTCTCACGCTCCTTGCGCTTCGCCTCACGCTCCTTTTCTCGTGCCTCCCTAGCAGCTCGCTCCTCTTTTTCACGGATGTCCCGCTCGAGATTTCGTTTCATCTCCTCCACCTTCCGGAGTTCGTCCCTGACCTTTTCGCGCTCAGCCTGCCTGGCAGCCCGATCTGCAGCATAAGCAATGTCGGTTTTTGAACCTCGCTCTTGTTCGGCGAGGGCTGCTTCTTCGCCAATCTCGGCACGCCTTAGCTCGCGGATGTTGTTCTCTATTGCCTCGAAGTCGATGAGACTCTCAATGACGGCCTCTGCCTTCTGATAAACACCACTACGGTCAAGGGCGCCGTCGATTAAGGCAGCAGCCTTGCCCCGATCGAGCGTTAGGAGCTGGTGTGCATTCCGTTCGACTTCCTGCTCGGCGACCTCTAAAATAGATTTCGTAACTTGTGCCTCGTAGTCCTGCAGTCAACCAGTTAGCAACACCGCAATTTGGCTTGCGAAATTCCAGTCGATAGTCGACAAGTGGCAAAGCTCAAACATACGCTCGCCTCGAACTTATCCCAGACCTGCTTCCTAATCTCGTCATATCCGCCCTTCTTCTTGAACCCATGCGCCAGCGTCTCGATCGCCGACCGTACGGCAGACGATAGTGGAAGCTCAGATGCCTTGAAAGACAGCGGCTTCAACACCGGAGCTACATCGCCTCGAGATTCTTCAACGACTGGCATGGCTGTTGCCGCAGCCATTGGTTCGGGGGCCGTGCTGGTCTTACGTTGGTGATGGAAAGTGCATCCAACTTGACTGAGCGCGTTGGGCTTCAATGTTGAAAACGTGCGCCAACCCAAAAGCTAGCGAGCGAGGAACTGGTTTTGTTTGCTGGGCATGGCTAATTGGCGGGGATTTCGCAGtgctttctttttggcttttagCCGAGCGACGTGGCTGGTGGTTTTGCTCCAGGATCTTCAGCGAAACTTATTGATTTTTTGAATACAGAAACAAATCTGGCTTCCTCTGAAATGGACTTGCTGGAGACTAGGCCGAGAAGATTAGTAGTTTAAGTGAGTGACATCTGCTCCAGTCGCAGGAATGATTTGCAGGGAAAAAGATGTCGAAGGATCGCGAAAAGGTGTTGCGCGTGCCTGCTAAATTGAGATTGATTGAATGCTCCGTCCCTGTCGCCAAGGTTGCAAGGATCAGCCAAGGTACCTGCAGTGTGACATTGTAGGTGGGGAGGCTTTGTCGAGCCTATGTGGGGTTTGAATTCCTCCAGTAGCCAATAGCAGCTGATCTCATTGACGGCTTCAGGATAAACAGTATTGCCGAAGCTCTGGCAAGCCTGACGTCGGGATTGAATTGAATTGGGTCCTTCGCGTCGGCGGGACTCACTAGGAAGCTTGCTCGGTTCATTGAATTGTACCAACTTGACGACACCCCCAATCCACAACAATACCTCGCAGCAGAATCGCACCTGCGATCCCACCGAAATCGTCGAATCAGGCCATCGAAGAGCCGTCGACCAGAACCTAAGCCTCCATCGCAGCAAGCACGATAACACAACTCAGTCAATCACATAAGATGGTTTCCAGAGTCGTCTTTTGGGCCGGCTTCGGTGCGTTACGCCTCCTGAAATCACGACAATTTGCCGTCTCTGGCCGTCAATGATCAGATCAATTGGTCAATAAAAAAGGCATTTGAACTAACCTCGTTTGCGAGATGGACAGGCGTGGCCGTCCGAGCGTGGCAGCTGGGTCTCCAGATGGTGCCGCTGTTCCACAAGCAAGGCCTCTGGGCTTACCCTTTCTTCGGTGCGGTCGGTGGTAGCTTTGGATACTGGCTGCAGGGCGTTGATGATAGGCAAACCGCCATGTTGGCACAGAGGAAAGAGTTCTTGCTGGAGAAGCGTGCAAGGAGAGCACAGAAGCTGGAGGCCGCTGAGACAGAGGCGGCTGCTCACTAGACGGAGGGATGATACGATGGACGTCGACGGGAAATCTACAACAACGGCAAATAGATACGTGGAATCGAGGACCTTGAAGGACGAGAAGAGACCCATTTCTAGCTTCTCAATGCTGGCCAGGTACCTTTGGAGGACCATATCACAAAATCGGAATTCAAATTTCTTAGCATCAAGTCTGAGGCTACGGACAAACTGTCGGTAGCATACAGATCTTATTTTTTATtccttgtttgtttgtttttttttttttttttttttggttcccAGCAATTTTCTATGTTGAGAAGGACAAGACAGGAGTGACATGAAGACCAGGCTCGGACCTCATGGCCACAGGTATCCCGCCGGTTTACACCAAGGTCAGTTAGGGTCATCCTGTTTTCGAAGGATTGCAAGAACAGCGCTTGGCGGGGCGTTCCCGGTCTCTGTCTCGAACTCGGTTATCAAGACGGATACATGCTCCTCACGGGTGGTGTCAAAGAGCAACCTGAACCCGTCTCCAGTAAACTTGTCGGGCTCGATTTCGTTGTAGGTCAGAGGTTCGATTGCCACACGGTCTCTGTCCACGTTGATAGACTCGGAAAGGGCGATGACAGGTATGTCCCGTagcgctgccgctgctgcaatATCGCTGGTGCCCAACGGGGCATATAGGGCTCCATTGGCAAAGACAGACTCGACGCCAAGCATCACcttggtgcctgggcgaAGGATGCCGCTGAGCTCGACAAGTCTCGGGACGTATGAAACCTTGACGCCTTCTGTGTGCAGTAGCTTGGCCAGGTCCCGACCATTTGCTCCGGTGCTGTCAGCCACTACCACGACGGAGAAGCGCTTGCCGTCAGCCCATGCCAGCTGCATAGCCTTCTGTACTAGCCTGTGGTGGCCATAAGTCAACAAGACATCGCCATCGGCAATCATATCTGCTGCATTTTTGGTTACAATGACCTCGGCATAGTTGATCTTTTCCTCTATGAAGGCATCGACCGCCTTGCAGAGCGTCTTGATGGAGGTCTTGTCCGAAGTTTCAATGTCCAGCTCTGAAACGCGGCTCTTGATCTGCCGAATCGCATTGCCCATGGCGAAGCACATAGGCCTGCACTCGGTCAGATATTCAATCTGCGGATTCAAGACGTATGGAACAAAGTGTCTCGAAAACGAGTTACCAGCAGGCGCCTCGTATGATAGTAGAACCTAGACCGGATGTCAGTGAATAATTCGAGAAAAACTAGACGGCCAAGATCGCATCTTACCTCCTTGAACGCCAGCAACGTCCCCCTGAGCCTGGCAATGTTCTCCCTCAGGGCAAACGTTCCCATCTTCTGGCCAAGGGCAAGCACGGCGTGGTGCACATCCCTGTCGGCCTCTGGCAGGGAGATCCTCTTGGCAACTGGAAGATGGCTAAAGCACAACGGTGCCGAAGGCTTGGCctcctttttctccttttgtgATGATGCATGCGACGAGCCAGCGGCTTGCTTTCCACCGTGTGCAGGACGCCCTCCGCCAGGCACCTGCTGCGGCCCGTCCTGCTTTGACTTGGACTTGGCGCCCTTTGCTCCGTCCCCTGAGGCGCCTGGTACGGTAGGCTGCGTGGCTGGAGCCTCAGTCGCCGATGCGGGGCCTGTCGGaggggcagcggcggcggcctttgCGGCAATCGCTTGTGCTCGCCTTTGAGCCTTCTCTGCTTGTTTTTTGGCCTTTGCCTCAGCAGCTGCGGTCATCTTCTTTGATGGGGTCGCCCCCGCCCCCGCCGTTGCAGCCGGGGCATCTGCGCTGCCAGACGCTGCCGCCGGGGCTAGGGGCTTCTCTGTCAACTTTGATGTGTCGGGAGCACTGGTAACGTCTGCTCCGGGGCCCGGGGTGGGACCGTCGGTCGCGACCGAAGTCATGTCGGTGGTGCGCCGTGCTGGCTGTATGCACAAGTCCAAATCCCGTGATCAAGCTTTCCCAAGGGATTTCGCGGGGTTGTGATTTGCTGGTATTGTTTGCAATTGTATTTTTGCCTAGATGTGAGAAGCTTCCCGGACCGCAGACAGAGCCTTAGACGATACAGGCCAATAATTTTATAGGGCCagcaattctttttttttcctgtgaACAGTTTAAATGCTGTTTTAATGTTGGCCTGGCTGGTCCTGCACGCGAAGGTTGAGTCACCCATTTGTGCCTAAGCTTGGTGGTGGAATTTGCCCCGCCTAAAATCCCGCCTTGCAGACAAAAGCTTTACAGACACCCCCATGTTTGCATACCCCACGATTCAACCAACCATTCAGATCATCCCAACGTCGCGTAGGTACAGCTACCTAGCCAGTTGTCAGGTACATTTACTTAGTACGCATGAACAAAGCTCTAATTCTATCTAGATCTACTGTAATTCTACAAAGTGGCTCAACTCTCGCGCCACATATGAATGCCCGCTTCAAACAAACACTATCAGTACAGTGCCTTTACTATACAAAATTTCGACCAATTGCCATCCGATCAGGCTTCCCGATTATCTCAGCTATGTGTCTTCAATGCCTGAGTTAGGGGATAGAGGTCTATGGAGCTCTGCAAGCTATGTCGAAGTTTGAGACTCTCCCTCTGCTCCTTTTTTCGGCGTTGCCTGCCAAAACATCTTGTAGACAGGCGATCCCACGCTGCCATCCGCAGATTTATACTCGTTTGCTCCGGGAATATCCATAATCGCCTCCTTCACCAGCCTGACCGTCTCCTGCATCTCCTCCATGGTCGCCTTCTTCTTCCCCCTGACCTTATTTTGAAAAGTGATCTCACACTGGCATCCCTTCTGCAGGAATTTCAGCAGCTGCTTCAACTTGTGGCCTAGGTCATGCTTGGTGATGGCCCAGTTGATCTCCATCTCCTTGGTCATGACCTTGCTGCGCCGGGCCGCCTTTTCCCTTTCCTTCTGCTCTCGCTTCAACTGCTCCCGGTTCATGAATCGGCAGATCGGGTAGAGAAGACCTCTGTTCGTGGGCCCAGGTAGGGCAATGCACTCTAGTTGAT
This DNA window, taken from Pyricularia oryzae 70-15 chromosome 6, whole genome shotgun sequence, encodes the following:
- a CDS encoding NADH2 dehydrogenase subunit 14K — encoded protein: MVSRVVFWAGFGVAVRAWQLGLQMVPLFHKQGLWAYPFFGAVGGSFGYWLQGVDDRQTAMLAQRKEFLLEKRARRAQKLEAAETEAAAH